The genomic interval TCGAAGCCGGCCGCCGCGACGAACTCCCGCAGCGCACGCGCCGTGTACAGCCGCAGATGCCCCACGACCTCCCGCCCCGGCCGCCCGTGGATCGCCCGCAGACTCACCTCGGAGAACACCGGCTGGACGCCGGCCAGCAGCAGGCCGCGGTTGTACCAGGCGGCCAGGTTCGGCGTGGACAGCATGAGATGGCCTCCCGGGCGAAGGATGCGACGGATCTCGTCCAGCGCGGCGTCGGGGTCGACGAGATGCTCGACGACCTCGCTGAACAGCACGGCGTCGACGGAGGAGTCCTTGAACGGCAGCCCCGTGCCGCCGAGTTCACCGCGGATGGCGTACGACAGTCTGGCGCGGGCGCGCTGGAGGGCGTCCTGGGACCAGTCGACGCCGACGATGCGGTGACCGGTGAGGAGCGGGGCGGCGGTGGCGGCCGCGGAGCCGTCGCCGCAGCCGATGTCCAGGACGGTACGCGGGGCCGTTCCGGCGGTGCCGAGGGCCGCGGCCAGCATGCGGGCCTGGCGCAGGGAGCGGGGTGTGCCGGAGGCGACCGGGACGGCCGGGTCCTCGTAGAAGTCCCTGAGGCTGCCGCGGCGCGGGGGTGCGGTGGTGTTCACGGGGCCACCTCCGTGGTGTGCAGGTAGTGCTCGAACAGGTCCCGCAGATGGGCACCGTCGCCGTGCCCGAGCAGGGCCCGCGACCAGCGCAGGGCGAGGTGCAGGCGGCCCGCGGTCGAGGCGGTCGTGACCGTGAGGCCGCGGGGCATCCGCGCGGGCGCCGAGAACCACACGGCGTGCGCCCGGCCCGCCTCCTCCCCGAAGTCCAAGGGGTACGGGATGCGGCCGATGTTGCTGAGCAGGGTGGTGGAGGTCCAGGGGGCCGCCGCCCTGCGCAGGCCGCGGGTGAGGGCGGCGCGCCAGGCGACCGGGGTCACCGGTGCCGTGAGGAGGCTTGCGCCGTGGCCGAGTTGGGGTCGAGAGAGGGATTTCAGCGCACGGGTCCGCTGCGCGGTGCGGCTCAGGAACTCGGGCATGTCGGTCGGGTCGTGCGGCAACTCCTCGGCCGAGAAAGGGACTTCGACCAGACGGGTGCCGTTGCCTATCGGCATGGTCGTGTCTCTCGGACGGTCGTCCACGGGCATGGTGATGCGCAGGGGGCGGGGGGTTTGTCCGTGCTCCCTGTTCCAGTGGGCGATCGTCAGGGCCGTGGCGACCATGAGCTGGTCGTTGACCGTGTAGGGGGAGCCCTTGGGGCGGTGGGGGAGGGGGAGTTCGGTGACGAGGAGGCCGTTGCCGGGGGAGTTCTCGGGCGTGCCTTGCGCTACGCGGGCCGGGCGGGTCCAGTTGGACGGGGCGTCCGTTGTTTGTGGGGGATCCGGGGGGCGGATGGGCGCCGGGGTGGGGGAGTTGTCCCTGCCGCCGTAGATCTCCGCCGCTGTGGCGAGGATGCGGAGGCAGGCGGGGCCGTCCAGGGCTGTGTGGTTGATGGTGAGGAAGAGGACGGTCGTTTGTCGGGTGCGGGGCAGTGGGGGCTTGTCGCGCAGTTCCCCGCGCCCCCAAGCAGGTGGGTGCAGTCCGACCATGTCTGTGGCCTCGCTGCCCTCTGCCGGCCCTGCCCCCTCCACCACCTCCAGTCGGATCGGCGGGGACAGGGACAGAGGAGGCGCCTCCTCCAACGCCCTCGTCCTCGCATCCCGCAGGGCATTGCGCCCCGCCTCCGGAAAGCTCACCACCTCCACGTCCGGCTCCGTCGTCAGCTCCCACTCGTAGCGGCGGCGGTACCGACCCCCCGGGGCCTCCCGCATCAGGATCCGCGGGTGCCGGTGCAGGGCCTCCAGGAACGCCTTCCGGAGCCGTGACCGGTCCAACCGTCCCGGCAGGTGCACCTCGATGTGGACCGTCTCCGGTTCCTCCTCCTGGAGGCAGTGGCGGGAGACCTCGTCGACCACTGGGAACGGGATGCGCGTCGATGGGGTCATTCCGGTTCCGTCCTCCCCTTGCTCACCTCGGGCTCGGGCTCACGCACGCTCACCAGCGCCGCGAACAAAGCGATCAGCGCCAGCAGTTGGGCCACGTGCCCGAAGGCCCCGTGCGACGCGCCCACCGGTTCACCCGCCCCCACCGCCGCGGCGATCCCCGCCCCCGCGAGGGCCACGAACGCGATCGGCACCAGCAGACCGTGCCGCCTGGACGCGAGCAGCGCCAGTGCCGGGACCAGCAGGGCGAACCATCCGGCGATCACCACGCCCACCAGGGTGAGCGCCACCACCCCGAGCCACACCCCCGGCGCCGGAGGCGCCGGCTGCGGTGCGTCGGGGTTCGGGGAGCGCCTGCGCCACAGCACCAGGCCCACCAGTACCGCCAGGGCGATCCCGCTGCCGATCAGCGCGCCGTCGTACGTCGTCGCGGGCTCGTACGACAGCTTCACCGTGCCGCCGGCCCCCGCGGGGACGCGCCAGCCCTGCTGCCAGCCGTCGAGCCGCAGCGGGGAGAGCGACTTGCCGTTCAGCGTGGCCTTCCAGCCGTCGTTGTAGTTCTCGTACGTCGTGAGGTACGAGGCGGCGCCCGACCCCACGGTCACCTCGCGCCGGTCGCCCAGCCAGTCCCGTATCCGCAACTCCCGGGTGAGGGAGGTGGGTTCGGCGACCGTGCCGCGGGTGAGGGTGATGTCGGTCAGGGCGAGCGGCCCGGCGTCGCCGCCCTCGACGACGTGCTCACCGGACGGGAGGGACAACTCGGCGTCCGAACGGCTCGACTGACAGAGCGTCACCTTCAGCTCCCGCCGGTCGGTCAGGTCGCGGATCAGTCCCGACACGCCCGTCTGGTACAGCTTCCCGTCGATCGCCAG from Streptomyces sp. CC0208 carries:
- a CDS encoding class I SAM-dependent methyltransferase, with protein sequence MNTTAPPRRGSLRDFYEDPAVPVASGTPRSLRQARMLAAALGTAGTAPRTVLDIGCGDGSAAATAAPLLTGHRIVGVDWSQDALQRARARLSYAIRGELGGTGLPFKDSSVDAVLFSEVVEHLVDPDAALDEIRRILRPGGHLMLSTPNLAAWYNRGLLLAGVQPVFSEVSLRAIHGRPGREVVGHLRLYTARALREFVAAAGFEVVRLEGAPFHGVPRPLRALDRLACARPSLASILLLHARKT